One segment of Capnocytophaga sp. oral taxon 878 DNA contains the following:
- a CDS encoding sugar MFS transporter, which translates to MSKSKQRVKAFTFVGLLFFFFGAITVFVQFLLPYLRDIFELNYTHSAILLLFFFLPYLLFSIPAGFALSRIGYQRGIVLGLVLIALGALLFHPAADERSFPLFMSAVFVLGTGITFLQVAVNPYISALGSESTTPSRLTYSQAFNALGTSFAPIAASAFLLKDEIKSSAEISQMDELDKQIYLQSEALSIQIPSLYIAFAIIVLALIFSLTKLPYANTAIEKVEKENYITLLKKRSLLLGAIGIFLYVGAEVVIGSFTINYLVEINKAEIIECPVGGGLWENLSSLFGFHTSSLPDPKAIVGIFLCTYWGGAMVGRFIGAHLSNKFAPSKMLMIAALCAISLILLSINTEGLFSMISLLAIGLFNSIMFPTIFALANEGIDELKTQASGILCSMIVGGGLIPVLYGFLTDYIGFRLAFFILVVCYSYILFYGFYKSNR; encoded by the coding sequence ATGAGTAAGTCAAAACAGAGAGTTAAAGCATTTACTTTTGTAGGTCTGTTATTCTTTTTCTTCGGAGCGATAACTGTATTTGTACAATTCTTATTACCATATCTACGCGATATTTTCGAGCTGAATTATACCCATTCAGCAATCTTATTACTTTTCTTTTTCTTACCCTACCTGCTCTTCTCCATACCAGCAGGTTTTGCCCTTAGCCGCATAGGTTACCAGCGCGGCATAGTTTTAGGGCTCGTACTCATCGCTTTAGGAGCACTACTTTTTCACCCTGCTGCCGATGAGCGCTCATTCCCACTATTTATGTCAGCCGTATTCGTATTAGGTACTGGCATCACCTTTTTGCAGGTCGCTGTTAACCCCTATATATCTGCCTTAGGTAGCGAAAGCACTACCCCTAGCCGGCTTACTTACTCACAAGCATTTAATGCCTTAGGCACCTCCTTTGCCCCCATCGCAGCATCTGCATTCTTACTGAAAGACGAAATAAAAAGCAGCGCCGAAATATCCCAAATGGACGAACTCGATAAGCAAATATACCTGCAGTCCGAAGCCCTATCCATACAAATACCTTCTTTATACATTGCCTTTGCAATTATTGTTTTAGCACTCATTTTTTCACTCACCAAGCTACCTTATGCCAATACCGCTATTGAAAAAGTAGAAAAAGAAAACTACATCACTCTCTTAAAAAAACGTTCTCTCCTATTAGGAGCCATAGGAATTTTTCTCTATGTTGGGGCCGAAGTAGTAATAGGCAGCTTTACCATAAACTACCTTGTCGAAATCAATAAAGCTGAAATAATAGAATGCCCCGTAGGAGGTGGTTTATGGGAAAACTTATCCTCTCTCTTTGGCTTCCACACCTCTTCCCTACCCGATCCCAAAGCCATCGTAGGTATTTTCCTTTGCACCTATTGGGGCGGAGCTATGGTAGGGCGCTTCATTGGGGCGCATCTAAGTAATAAGTTTGCACCCTCCAAAATGCTTATGATAGCAGCTCTTTGTGCCATATCACTCATTCTACTTTCTATCAATACCGAAGGATTATTTTCTATGATAAGCCTATTAGCCATAGGGCTCTTTAACTCTATAATGTTCCCTACTATCTTTGCTTTAGCCAATGAAGGTATTGATGAACTAAAAACACAAGCCTCAGGAATTCTTTGCTCTATGATTGTTGGCGGCGGACTCATACCTGTTCTTTACGGCTTCCTTACCGATTATATAGGATTTAGGCTAGCGTTCTTTATTTTAGTAGTATGTTATAGCTACATATTATTTTACGGCTTTTACAAAAGCAACAGATAG
- the gcvH gene encoding glycine cleavage system protein GcvH, whose amino-acid sequence MKFTKDHLWVRLEGEVATAGITDFAQQSLSDIVYVEVETVGDTVAKDAIFGSVEAIKTVSDLFMPMSGEIVSFNESLNQHPEVVNTDPYGEGWMVKIKISAPQEWDELLSEEDYNALIDA is encoded by the coding sequence ATGAAATTTACTAAAGACCATTTGTGGGTGCGCTTGGAAGGCGAGGTAGCTACCGCGGGAATTACCGATTTTGCTCAGCAATCACTATCGGATATAGTGTATGTGGAGGTAGAAACAGTAGGCGATACGGTGGCTAAAGATGCTATTTTTGGGTCGGTTGAGGCTATAAAGACAGTATCAGACCTATTTATGCCTATGAGTGGTGAGATAGTAAGTTTTAACGAATCACTTAACCAGCACCCAGAGGTGGTAAATACGGATCCTTATGGAGAGGGCTGGATGGTGAAAATTAAGATTAGTGCGCCCCAAGAATGGGACGAATTACTGAGTGAAGAAGATTACAATGCCCTTATTGATGCTTAA
- a CDS encoding energy transducer TonB, producing the protein MKIPFFILFCCYLSTYSQEKEYYSYKKVEEKPKFQQCAHISKEEQLKCFKQQIDKHIQEKVEALFPKGYERPPYIGKANISFIIEPNGTIKILNVSATDESLKNEAKRIILSLPHFIPAKHNGTPVPVGIMYIIDFNRQY; encoded by the coding sequence ATGAAAATACCCTTCTTCATACTATTTTGCTGTTACTTAAGCACCTACAGCCAAGAAAAAGAATACTATTCCTATAAAAAAGTAGAAGAAAAACCAAAATTTCAGCAATGCGCGCATATATCTAAAGAAGAACAATTAAAATGCTTCAAACAGCAAATCGACAAGCATATTCAAGAAAAGGTAGAAGCCCTATTCCCTAAAGGATATGAACGCCCCCCTTACATAGGAAAGGCAAACATCTCATTCATTATCGAGCCCAACGGCACCATAAAAATACTTAACGTTTCAGCTACCGACGAAAGTTTAAAAAACGAAGCCAAGCGCATCATTCTCAGCCTACCACACTTTATCCCTGCCAAGCACAACGGCACTCCAGTACCCGTAGGCATTATGTACATTATAGATTTCAATCGCCAATATTAA
- the lysS gene encoding lysine--tRNA ligase: MLSEQEIIRREKLTKLKELGINPYPAPLYPVDTTSKDVADHYEEGKQVVVAGRLMSLRVQGKASFATLQDSEGTMQLYFNRDEMCPNEDKTLYNEVFKKLLDLGDFIGVEGYLFITKMGEKTVAVKNFTLLSKVLRPLPMPKVDAEGKVHDAFTDPEQRYRMRYVDLVVNPQVKEVFLKRTKLFNAMRQFFNDAGYLEVETPILQAIPGGASARPFITHHNALDIPLYMRIANELYLKRLIVGGFDGVYEFSKNFRNEGMDRTHNPEFTAMEIYVAYKDYHWMMDFTERLLEHCAIAVNGTTKATFGKHEVDFKAPYPRVTMTDAIKQFTGFDITGKTEEELRAFAHSIGIAVDETMGKGKLIDEIFGEKCEGNFIQPTFITDYPKEMSPLTKEHRDNPDLTERFELMVCGKEIANAYSELNDPIDQRERFEEQLRLSEKGDDEAMFIDQDFLRALEYGMPPTSGLGIGMDRLIMFLTNNESIQEVLFFPQMRPEKKAVELSEDEKVVFELLKTSEKLLLETLKTQTAFSNKKWDKAIKGLTSKKVAKVVKEGEELFVELTN; the protein is encoded by the coding sequence ATGTTATCAGAACAAGAAATAATTCGTAGAGAAAAACTAACGAAATTAAAAGAATTAGGGATAAATCCTTATCCTGCTCCATTATATCCGGTTGATACTACTTCTAAGGATGTAGCAGATCATTATGAAGAAGGTAAACAAGTGGTTGTAGCTGGGCGATTGATGTCGTTGCGCGTACAAGGAAAAGCTTCATTTGCTACATTGCAAGATAGTGAAGGTACAATGCAATTGTACTTTAATCGTGATGAGATGTGTCCTAATGAGGATAAAACGCTCTACAATGAGGTGTTTAAAAAGCTTCTTGACTTAGGCGACTTTATAGGTGTAGAAGGCTATTTGTTCATCACTAAGATGGGAGAAAAAACTGTAGCTGTTAAGAACTTTACTCTTCTTTCAAAAGTATTACGCCCATTACCTATGCCTAAAGTAGATGCAGAAGGCAAAGTACACGATGCTTTTACTGACCCTGAGCAACGCTACCGTATGCGATATGTGGATTTGGTAGTGAACCCACAAGTAAAAGAGGTGTTCTTGAAACGTACAAAACTGTTCAATGCAATGCGTCAGTTTTTTAACGATGCAGGTTATTTGGAAGTAGAAACACCTATATTGCAAGCTATCCCGGGGGGAGCTAGCGCACGTCCGTTTATCACTCATCACAATGCATTGGATATTCCATTGTATATGCGTATTGCTAATGAGTTGTACTTAAAACGTCTTATTGTAGGTGGTTTTGATGGGGTGTATGAGTTTTCAAAGAACTTCCGTAATGAAGGTATGGATAGAACTCATAACCCAGAATTTACTGCAATGGAAATTTATGTGGCTTATAAAGATTACCACTGGATGATGGACTTTACTGAGCGTTTGCTTGAGCATTGTGCTATCGCAGTGAATGGTACTACTAAAGCTACTTTTGGCAAACACGAAGTAGACTTTAAAGCTCCTTATCCGAGAGTTACTATGACCGATGCTATCAAACAGTTTACAGGTTTTGATATTACTGGGAAAACAGAAGAAGAATTAAGAGCTTTTGCACATTCTATTGGTATTGCAGTAGATGAGACTATGGGTAAAGGTAAGCTTATAGATGAGATATTTGGTGAGAAATGCGAAGGTAACTTCATTCAGCCTACTTTCATCACTGATTATCCTAAAGAGATGTCGCCACTTACCAAAGAACATCGCGATAATCCTGACCTTACGGAGCGTTTTGAGCTAATGGTATGTGGTAAAGAAATAGCTAATGCATACTCTGAGCTTAATGACCCTATAGACCAACGTGAGCGTTTTGAAGAGCAATTACGACTTTCGGAAAAAGGTGATGATGAGGCGATGTTTATAGATCAAGACTTTTTGAGAGCTCTTGAATATGGTATGCCTCCTACCTCGGGTTTGGGTATCGGTATGGATAGATTGATTATGTTCCTCACCAATAATGAGAGTATACAAGAAGTACTTTTCTTCCCACAAATGCGACCAGAGAAGAAAGCGGTAGAGTTGTCAGAAGATGAAAAAGTAGTGTTCGAACTACTAAAAACTTCAGAAAAGCTTCTTTTAGAAACTCTTAAAACACAAACTGCTTTCTCTAACAAGAAATGGGATAAAGCTATCAAAGGGCTTACCAGCAAGAAAGTTGCTAAAGTAGTAAAAGAAGGAGAAGAACTGTTTGTAGAATTAACAAATTAG
- a CDS encoding VanZ family protein, translating into MKKITMPLLMLKQRKYTILWVLWVVAVVVLSLVEGKEMPQAPRIPYLDKVVHFGFYFGYTVLFVLAFWKETKIIPNVKKCYVWAFVSAILIGATMEILQGALTVTRSADPVDMVFNTFGTVVALLFMTRYKELFR; encoded by the coding sequence GTGAAGAAGATTACAATGCCCTTATTGATGCTTAAACAGCGCAAATACACTATTTTATGGGTGTTATGGGTAGTGGCTGTGGTAGTACTTAGCCTTGTGGAAGGTAAAGAAATGCCACAAGCGCCTCGGATACCTTACCTTGATAAGGTGGTACACTTTGGTTTCTATTTTGGGTATACAGTATTATTTGTTTTGGCTTTTTGGAAAGAAACAAAAATAATACCTAATGTTAAGAAGTGTTATGTTTGGGCGTTTGTAAGTGCAATTTTGATAGGAGCAACAATGGAAATACTGCAAGGAGCGCTTACAGTTACACGCAGTGCCGACCCAGTAGATATGGTGTTCAATACATTTGGCACAGTTGTTGCTTTACTATTTATGACAAGATATAAAGAGCTTTTTAGATAA
- a CDS encoding energy transducer TonB encodes MKIFYFVFLLFPMLLIAQEEEEMYPYIVIREKPMFPMCVGKPQEEQLQCFKQALDAHIKKYFYYPPEAKEAGIQGRVNVSFCIDKEGKVKVLAVRGNDECLEEAAKYMIEQLPILIPGKSDGEPKIVTFAYPIIFKLQEDNTYVGLKDVEKCPQFEGCEYVSREKDFQCFIEHFNQYLKSKGLIPFDGNRDFEEGKVFVGVQIDEKGQTQLFSTNGKTKELEQRARELLEAMPAVKPAIYKGVPRAVRFYYSVKFK; translated from the coding sequence ATGAAGATATTTTATTTTGTATTTTTATTATTCCCAATGCTTTTAATAGCACAGGAGGAAGAAGAGATGTATCCTTATATTGTAATACGGGAGAAACCTATGTTTCCAATGTGTGTAGGTAAACCACAGGAAGAGCAGTTGCAATGTTTTAAGCAGGCATTGGATGCGCATATAAAGAAATATTTTTACTATCCTCCTGAAGCAAAGGAGGCAGGTATACAAGGGCGAGTGAATGTCAGTTTTTGTATAGATAAAGAAGGTAAAGTGAAAGTATTGGCGGTGCGAGGTAATGATGAGTGTTTGGAGGAAGCTGCAAAATATATGATTGAGCAGCTGCCTATATTGATACCAGGTAAAAGCGATGGTGAACCTAAGATAGTAACTTTTGCATATCCTATCATCTTTAAGTTGCAAGAAGACAATACTTATGTGGGGCTAAAAGATGTGGAAAAATGTCCGCAGTTTGAGGGGTGTGAGTATGTATCACGAGAGAAAGATTTTCAATGCTTTATAGAGCATTTTAATCAGTATTTGAAAAGTAAGGGATTGATACCTTTTGATGGTAATAGAGATTTTGAAGAAGGTAAGGTGTTTGTAGGGGTACAGATAGATGAGAAAGGACAAACACAATTATTTTCAACAAATGGAAAGACGAAGGAGTTGGAACAACGAGCAAGGGAACTTCTTGAAGCAATGCCAGCTGTAAAACCAGCTATTTACAAAGGTGTGCCAAGAGCAGTGCGCTTTTATTACTCGGTGAAATTTAAGTAG
- a CDS encoding acetyl-CoA carboxylase carboxyltransferase subunit alpha, which produces MEYLDFEQPIKELEEQMQKCQLIGDESDVDMSDACKKIEKKLNQVKKEIYSNLTAWQRVQISRHLERPYTLDYIKALAGDTFLELHGDRTVKDDKAMIGGFGKIDDQSFLFIGQQKGVNTKMRQYRNFGMANPEGYRKALRLMKQAEKFNIPVVCFVDTPGAFPGIEAEERGQGEAIARNLLEMSRLKVPTIVFIIGEGASGGALGIGIGDKVYMLENTWYSVISPESCSSILWRSWEYKKEAAEALKLTAPDMKKLKLIDEIIKEPLGGAHHDREAMFVTIRKVILDAYKELKKLPADRLVEKRMDKYLNMGVYKE; this is translated from the coding sequence ATGGAATATTTAGATTTTGAACAACCTATTAAAGAGTTAGAAGAACAAATGCAGAAGTGTCAGCTCATTGGGGATGAGAGTGATGTAGATATGAGTGATGCTTGCAAAAAGATAGAAAAGAAGCTGAACCAAGTAAAGAAAGAGATTTACAGTAATTTGACAGCATGGCAACGGGTACAGATATCACGTCATTTGGAGCGTCCTTATACGTTGGATTATATCAAAGCCCTTGCTGGAGATACTTTTCTTGAACTACACGGAGACCGTACAGTAAAAGATGATAAAGCAATGATAGGAGGCTTTGGTAAGATAGATGACCAGAGTTTCCTTTTTATTGGTCAGCAGAAAGGGGTAAATACCAAGATGCGCCAATATCGCAATTTTGGTATGGCCAACCCTGAGGGCTACCGCAAAGCCCTTCGCCTGATGAAACAAGCTGAGAAGTTTAATATACCAGTGGTATGCTTTGTAGATACCCCAGGAGCTTTTCCAGGGATTGAAGCTGAAGAGCGTGGACAAGGAGAAGCTATTGCACGTAATCTTTTGGAAATGTCTCGCTTAAAAGTGCCTACTATTGTGTTTATCATAGGTGAAGGTGCCTCAGGAGGAGCTTTGGGTATTGGTATTGGCGATAAGGTGTACATGCTTGAAAATACTTGGTATTCGGTAATTTCGCCTGAATCTTGTTCATCTATTTTATGGCGTAGTTGGGAATATAAAAAAGAGGCTGCTGAAGCCTTGAAACTTACTGCTCCTGATATGAAAAAACTCAAGTTGATAGATGAGATTATAAAAGAGCCACTTGGAGGGGCACACCACGATCGTGAGGCTATGTTTGTTACTATACGCAAAGTAATTCTTGATGCTTATAAAGAATTGAAGAAACTACCTGCCGATAGGCTAGTAGAGAAGCGTATGGATAAATACCTCAATATGGGGGTGTATAAAGAGTAA
- a CDS encoding energy transducer TonB, with the protein MKKILLLFLILTAYTQSYSQEEEEFIPYTVIEEKPLFPECKNLPKEEQNRCFKEQIDKHIAQNLRFPNNSCAQGRVMVSFRINTDGSITILGVRGFDKDFEAEAKRLISSLPRLIPGKHKGKPTAVTYAFPVIFKS; encoded by the coding sequence ATGAAGAAAATACTCTTATTATTCCTGATTTTAACAGCCTACACTCAAAGCTATAGCCAAGAGGAAGAAGAATTCATACCCTATACAGTAATAGAAGAAAAACCTCTATTCCCCGAATGTAAAAACCTACCCAAAGAAGAACAAAACCGCTGCTTTAAAGAGCAGATAGATAAACACATAGCCCAAAACCTACGCTTCCCCAACAACTCCTGCGCACAAGGTAGGGTAATGGTAAGTTTCCGCATCAATACCGATGGCAGCATAACAATATTAGGAGTACGAGGCTTTGATAAAGACTTCGAAGCCGAAGCCAAACGCCTCATCAGTAGCCTCCCACGCCTCATTCCTGGTAAGCACAAAGGAAAGCCTACAGCCGTAACCTACGCCTTTCCTGTAATATTTAAAAGTTGA
- a CDS encoding carboxypeptidase-like regulatory domain-containing protein produces the protein MKSWFLNVAVFLLTAMLYAQNGTVTGEVIDDSNVPLMAANVLVKGTTHGVTTDMDGKFSLGVSANTGTLEVSYLGYVTQSVAYKLVNGKAHIRVKLVSDQEHLSEVIVTGKSTLLDIAQERKTPVAVSTIQATEIVEKLGTRELPEILNRTPSVYATKGGGGFGDSKVSMRGFSSKNVAVMVNGMPVNDMEGGTVYFSNWTGLSDVTSAMQVQRGLGASKLAIASVGGTLNFILRASDMAEGGNIAFNYGSNQEYKGTVSYNTGKTTTGWSASVLFGKNVGRKYVDATQFDAYNYYIALGYEPSKKHSFQLMFTGAAQWHNQRYNSPSIEAAQKNGGTEDKPNRRYNADWGYLNGEVFSLKRNLYHKPVAMLNWDWKMNEQTSLSTVLYASFGRGMGISGDGKAYKGNLIRRTTKDGVVYYVPNETTFDGLRTPEGLVDVEAAVRYNKGEAVSGLQQIRTPGITGNTLQVVDPLGNKHYISEGFTNIGSVNSHDWYGFLTNLKHEINKNFTLNLGIDGRYYYGYHHRVVTDLLGASGYATTSNRNLTTPNIIRATVSDKPSFNPFSSVTPLENQTGWSNDGEVKWFGLFSQFEYSDDKFSAFLQGSTSMQSYQRIDNFLKPGTLAIRTNPNTKMDKETGFKNIIGYNIKGGVNYNINEQHNVFANIGYYSKQPFFNAVFPNNKNFLNQELTNEKIFGVEAGYGFKSEYVNANMNVYRTSWKDRYESKRNNIILPSGGTLTAYANIFGIEEVHQGVEFEATATINQYLKLNGSLSLGDWFYKGNANSYLINNNNENVDNQGNVIRGDVAPYITYLDRVKVGETAQTTASLGATIFPSIKGLKIDVDWQYVNNLYANLNIVDFTSKAKAELGALKLPSYNLFDLGVSYKLSLTDKQRLTFSARAYNVLDTYYIAESYSSKHVENGVKTYQGISVKNNVYFGAGRTFSFGVRYNF, from the coding sequence ATGAAAAGCTGGTTTTTAAATGTAGCAGTTTTCTTACTTACGGCAATGCTGTATGCCCAAAATGGAACAGTAACGGGTGAGGTTATTGACGATAGTAATGTGCCTTTGATGGCTGCTAATGTGTTGGTGAAGGGGACTACCCATGGCGTTACCACTGATATGGATGGTAAGTTTAGCCTTGGAGTGAGTGCCAATACTGGGACTCTTGAGGTTTCATACCTTGGGTATGTAACTCAGTCTGTTGCGTATAAGTTGGTGAATGGTAAAGCACACATTAGGGTTAAACTTGTGAGCGACCAAGAACATCTTAGTGAGGTGATAGTAACCGGCAAAAGTACTTTGTTGGATATTGCTCAAGAACGTAAGACACCGGTAGCGGTATCGACTATTCAAGCTACTGAGATTGTTGAGAAATTAGGAACAAGAGAGCTGCCTGAAATTTTGAACCGTACGCCTTCGGTATATGCTACTAAAGGAGGGGGAGGATTTGGAGACTCTAAAGTAAGTATGCGAGGTTTTTCTTCTAAAAACGTAGCAGTAATGGTGAATGGTATGCCAGTGAATGATATGGAAGGTGGTACTGTTTATTTTAGTAACTGGACAGGATTATCGGATGTTACTTCGGCTATGCAAGTACAGCGTGGTTTAGGGGCATCGAAATTGGCAATAGCTTCGGTAGGGGGTACCCTTAACTTCATATTACGAGCATCTGATATGGCAGAAGGAGGTAATATAGCTTTTAACTATGGAAGTAATCAAGAGTATAAAGGTACAGTATCATACAATACGGGTAAAACTACAACAGGCTGGTCAGCTTCAGTACTATTTGGTAAAAATGTAGGTCGTAAATATGTAGATGCAACTCAATTTGATGCATATAATTACTATATAGCATTGGGTTATGAACCTTCTAAAAAGCATAGTTTTCAGTTAATGTTTACAGGAGCAGCCCAATGGCATAACCAACGTTATAACAGTCCTTCAATTGAGGCTGCTCAGAAAAATGGAGGTACTGAGGATAAACCTAATAGACGCTATAATGCTGATTGGGGGTATTTAAATGGAGAGGTTTTTTCATTGAAAAGAAATTTATATCACAAGCCTGTGGCTATGCTTAATTGGGATTGGAAAATGAATGAACAAACATCATTAAGTACAGTGTTATACGCTTCATTTGGTAGAGGTATGGGTATTAGTGGTGATGGAAAAGCTTATAAAGGGAACTTAATTAGAAGAACAACAAAAGATGGTGTAGTTTATTATGTGCCTAATGAAACTACATTTGATGGACTTCGTACACCTGAAGGTTTGGTAGATGTAGAAGCAGCAGTACGCTACAATAAAGGTGAGGCTGTTTCTGGTCTTCAACAAATTAGAACACCAGGTATAACAGGAAATACTTTACAAGTAGTTGATCCTTTAGGAAATAAACATTATATCAGTGAAGGCTTTACAAATATAGGTTCTGTAAACTCTCATGATTGGTATGGGTTTCTTACTAATTTAAAACACGAAATTAATAAGAATTTCACATTAAACTTAGGGATAGATGGTCGTTATTATTATGGTTATCACCATCGGGTAGTTACTGACTTATTAGGAGCTTCAGGCTATGCTACAACAAGCAATAGAAACCTTACAACACCTAATATTATTAGGGCAACAGTTTCGGATAAGCCTTCTTTCAATCCTTTTTCGAGTGTAACGCCTCTTGAAAATCAAACAGGCTGGAGTAATGATGGTGAGGTAAAATGGTTTGGTCTGTTCTCACAATTTGAATATTCAGATGATAAGTTTTCGGCATTTTTGCAAGGTTCTACTTCAATGCAGTCATATCAACGAATTGATAACTTTTTAAAACCTGGTACTTTAGCTATTAGGACTAACCCTAATACAAAGATGGATAAGGAAACAGGATTTAAAAATATCATAGGTTATAATATTAAAGGTGGAGTGAACTATAATATTAATGAGCAACATAATGTTTTTGCTAATATAGGTTATTACTCTAAGCAACCATTTTTTAATGCAGTATTTCCTAATAATAAAAATTTCTTAAATCAAGAATTGACAAATGAGAAGATTTTTGGAGTAGAGGCAGGTTATGGTTTTAAATCAGAATATGTTAATGCTAATATGAACGTATATCGTACTTCTTGGAAAGATCGTTATGAATCTAAGCGAAACAATATAATACTTCCTTCAGGTGGTACACTTACGGCTTATGCTAATATTTTCGGTATAGAAGAAGTACACCAAGGAGTAGAATTTGAAGCAACAGCTACTATTAATCAATATTTGAAGTTAAATGGTTCACTTTCTTTGGGAGATTGGTTTTACAAAGGTAATGCAAATAGTTATCTTATTAATAATAATAATGAGAATGTGGATAATCAAGGAAATGTAATCAGAGGTGATGTTGCACCTTACATTACTTACTTAGATAGAGTGAAAGTAGGTGAAACGGCTCAAACTACTGCTTCATTAGGAGCTACTATTTTTCCTTCAATTAAGGGGCTAAAAATAGATGTTGATTGGCAATATGTAAATAATCTTTATGCTAATCTAAATATCGTTGATTTTACTTCAAAAGCAAAGGCTGAATTGGGAGCTTTGAAATTGCCAAGTTATAATTTATTTGATTTAGGAGTTTCTTATAAATTATCATTAACTGATAAACAAAGACTTACATTTTCAGCTCGTGCTTATAATGTGTTAGACACTTATTATATAGCAGAGTCTTATTCAAGTAAACATGTTGAAAATGGAGTGAAAACTTACCAAGGTATTAGTGTGAAAAACAATGTGTACTTTGGTGCGGGACGTACCTTTAGCTTTGGTGTACGCTACAACTTTTAA
- a CDS encoding energy transducer TonB produces the protein MQPKKNPSADLAKSSGLFFAIGFAIVSGLSLWGFETNVSTGGKGGGRESQVDKVLDETVEEVHIELPDTPPPPPPPPAPAVVETVEVVENNTNIQETAIASNETTKEEKVVEVKQIQTPVEEDIPIDVPFTIIEDKPMFEACKNVPKPEQPKCFKENLDKHVAKTFQYPQAAMEMGTQGRVNVSFRINTDGSVTVLGVRGPDKLLEAEARRIIEKLPKLIPGKQRGKPTPVTFGYPISFKLEQ, from the coding sequence ATGCAACCTAAAAAAAATCCAAGTGCCGATTTGGCAAAAAGTAGTGGTTTGTTCTTTGCTATAGGTTTTGCTATTGTATCAGGGCTTTCATTATGGGGCTTTGAAACAAATGTAAGTACCGGAGGAAAGGGTGGAGGCCGAGAATCACAAGTGGATAAGGTGTTGGATGAGACTGTAGAGGAGGTACATATAGAACTTCCTGATACGCCACCGCCACCGCCACCACCACCAGCTCCAGCTGTAGTAGAAACTGTGGAAGTAGTGGAAAACAACACTAACATTCAAGAAACAGCTATTGCAAGTAACGAGACTACTAAAGAAGAAAAAGTAGTAGAAGTAAAACAGATTCAAACCCCAGTAGAAGAGGATATTCCTATTGATGTTCCTTTTACTATCATTGAGGATAAACCTATGTTTGAGGCTTGTAAGAATGTGCCTAAACCTGAGCAGCCAAAATGCTTTAAAGAGAATTTGGATAAACACGTGGCTAAAACATTCCAATACCCACAAGCAGCAATGGAAATGGGTACCCAAGGAAGGGTGAATGTGAGTTTCCGTATTAATACAGATGGTTCTGTTACCGTTTTAGGTGTACGTGGTCCGGATAAATTACTTGAAGCTGAAGCACGTCGCATCATTGAAAAATTACCTAAGCTGATACCAGGTAAACAACGTGGAAAACCTACTCCAGTTACATTTGGTTATCCTATCAGCTTTAAATTGGAACAATAA